ACTGCGAAACAGATCTTCGGAAACAACACTCACAGATGCGCTGTACACCAGCGGATTTTACGATCCAGCACATCTCAACAGGGAATTGAAAAGCCTTTCGGGATTGACGCCAGGCCAATATATGAACGGTAGTAACCTCCTCGCTGCCAACCTTATCCGGTTGTCTCAATAATCAACCGTAATTTGTCGGGTTTGTACAATAGCGATCATTCGATAGGAGCTTATTTTTGACAAAAAAACTAAGCTATGGAAAACATTAAAATTGCGACTGCCCAGTTCGAGAACAGGAGCGGCGACAAAGATTATAATCTACAAATCATTGATCAGCTCGCGGGAGAAGCCGCATTGAAAGGCGCCAAGGCCATTGCATTTCACGAATGTTCCATTACCGGGTACACCTTCGCCAGAAATCTTTCAAAGCACCAAATGCTTGACATTTCGGAACTCATTCCCGACGGGCCGAGCATTCAAAAACTCCAAAGCATTGCAGCCAAACATAATATCGCCATTCTCGCGGGCCTGTTTGAAAAAGATTCAAATGACAAATTATATAAAGCCTACGTCTGTGTCGATAAAACCGGACTGATCGCAAAGTACCGCAAGCTTCATCCGTTTATTAATCCGCACCTGACTCCCGGCGACAAATACGTCGTTTTCGACCTCTATGGCTGGAAATGCGGCATTTTGATTTGTTACGATAACAACATTATCGAGAATGTGCGTGCGACAAAATTACTTGGCGCCGACATTATCTTTATGCCTCACGTAACCATGTGTACGCCTTCTACCCGACCAGGCGCAGGATTCGTTGATCCCGCATTATGGCATAATCGCGCCGCCGATCCTACCTCGCTCCGTCAGGAATTTGATGGCTTGAAAGGCCGTGCATGGCTGATGAAATGGCTGCCAGCCCGGGCTTATGACAATGCTATTTATGCGGTTTTCTCCAATCCGATCGGTATGGACGATGATCAGTTAAAAAATGGCTGCTCTATGATCCTGGATCCCTTCGGAGACATCATTGCAGAATGCCGGGAGCTGGGCAATAACATCGCCATAGCCACTTTCACGCCCGAAAAACTCCAACAAGCCGGCGGTCACCGCTACCTGCAAGCCCGCCGCCCAGAATTGTATGGAAAAATTATTGGGAAGGAACATATTTCGGAGCAACGGGTGATTTGGCTGTAACCGTAAAAACCTAAATTCGTTGAACATATTCAATGAATTTAGCTAAATTTGTTGAATTAACTCAATGAATTTAGCTAAATTTGTTGAATAGAGTCAACGAATTTAGCTATGACATTTTCCAGATATATTTATTCCGCAATGACGGATAAGCTAAAATCCAACAAAGTTTTGATTTTGGCAGGAGCAAGAAGAGTGGGTAAGACACATTTAATCAAAACGATACAGAATGAATTTACGGGAAAATCATTATTCCTGAATGGTGAAGATCTGGATACTGTATCGCTTTTGTCTGATCGAAGAGTCGCCTCTTTCCAACGCTGGGTTTCCGATGTTGATCTTTTGATTGTGGATGAAGCTCAAATGGTACCGGAAATAGGAAAATCACTTAAACTGCTAATTGACTCCTTTCCCAAGTTGACGATTATCGCAAGTGGCTCTTCTGCTTTCGAATTATCGAACAGAACCGGGGAACCGCTGGTTGGAAGGCAAATCGGCTACCAATTATTTCCATTAGCCCAAATTGAACTTTCAAAGCATGAAAACTATGTGGAGACAAAACAGCAACTCAACGACAGGCTGGTTTTTGGCACCTACCCGGACGTGCTTCAAATGACCAGTGAAGATGACAAAATTGAATACCTGAAAAGTTTAGTCAATGCATACCTGCTGAAAGACATTCTGATGTATGAGCAGGTTCGCTATTCGCACAAAATGTTGCAGTTACTGCAACTCGTTGCTTACCAGACTGGCCAGGAAGTTTCGTATGAAGAATTATCAAAATCACTTCAAATCGACAGAAATACGGTAGAGCGATATCTTGACCTATTTTCCAAAGTTTTCATCATTTTCCGCATTGGCGGATTCAGCCGAAACCTGAGAAAAGAGGTAACCAAATCATCCAAGTGGTACTTCTTTGATAATGGCATCCGAAATGCCCTGATCAACAACTTCCTACCAGTAAACCAAAGGCAGGATATAGGCTCATTGTGGGAAAATTACCTCGCTGCTGAGAGAGCTAAATGCAATTCCTATAAGAGAACAAATCCCCTTACTTACTTCTGGCGGACCTATGACCAGCAGGAATTGGATTGGTTGGAAGTTCAAAACGAACAACTGAGCGGCTACGAGTTCAAATGGAGCAATAATAAGGTGAAATTCCCTAAAGCTTTTGTAGAAGCATACCCCGAAGCAAAGACCGGCTGGATCACGCAGGAAAACTACATTGATTTTGTAAGTGGAGAAATATAGGCGCCAACACAAGAGTTTAAGTAAATTTTAATAATCTATTAATTACGTAGATTAAATAGTTTTACTACTTTTGTGTCTTGTCTTGCGATTATTATTCCAAAATTAAGAACTGCAATGTTAGCAAAGGTCCTGTCGCTCAAACTTCCCTCTTCCCCTGCCTGGTACATTGTGCCGGCAACCATTCTGGCCTTCCTTTTTGGAATATTACTCTTCAACGGAACTATACATATTGACAGCCAAGATCTTACCACATTCCTGACGGGCGATTTTGCTTTATACCTGCTCGTCGGATTGGGTGCGCAACTAGTCGATGGTGCGCTGGGAATGGCCTATGGTGTTACTTCCAACTCTTTTTTGCTCAGCCTCGGCGTTACACCGGCAGTGAGCAGTGCCAGCGTACATTTTGCCGAAATGTTCACAACCGGCGCTTCCGCTATCTCGCATTTCAGATTTAAAAACATTAATAAGAAATTATTCAAAAGCTTGCTCATACCTGGCGTTGCAGGTGCGGTGGTTGGTGCATACCTGCTATCTGACGTCATTGACGGCAACATGATCAAACCCTATATCGCTTTTTACATGCTTATTCTGGGCGTGATCATTATCCGAAAAGCATTGCAAAAAACATTGGTCAAAAATAAGACAAAACGCATCGGCGTACTCGCGGCTACCGGCGGTTTTCTGGACTCTGTAGGTGGCGGTGGCTGGGGGCCCATTGTCACTTCTACATTGCTTGGCCAGGGTCGCGACCCGAGGTATACCATCGGATCGGTGAATGCGGCGGAGTTCGTCATTGCATTTGCCAGTGGGGTAACATTCCTTCTTTTTAATGGTATCAACAGCTGGCAGGTCGTTTTGGGATTGATCGTAGGCGGCGTTATCGCTGCTCCGATTGGCGCGATGCTGGTTGGCAAAATCAAACGCAAACCGCTGATGCTGATCGTCGGCTGCCTGGTGATCGGGTTAAGTATCCGTACCATTTTACTGAGCTTCTAAATAGCTCGCGGGCAGCAATTCTCTTCTTTTTATTCCCGCTGGGATTGTGTTTATGTAAAATGAGTAGTTTTGCGAAAACAAGTTTCTGATCATGCTCACCGATTTTGGTTACATATTACTTTTCATCATAGCCGGGCTCGTCCTGCTGGGAGTAATGTTAACAATCGCCAAAGTACTGCGCCCCAACCATCCCAATGAAGAAAAACTGACTACTTACGAGTCGGGAGAAGATCCAATGGGGAATGCCAACATTCAGTTTAATGTCAGGTTTTACGTCATTGCATTGATTTTTGTCCTCTTTGAGGTGGAGCTGCTGTTTCTATTTCCCTGGTCAGTAGTATTCGGTAACGAAGAATTGATCCGGCAAACCGACGGACAATGGGGCTGGTTTGCGATGGCGGAAATGACCGTTTTCATTGGAATACTCATCT
The genomic region above belongs to Dyadobacter pollutisoli and contains:
- a CDS encoding nitrilase family protein, coding for MENIKIATAQFENRSGDKDYNLQIIDQLAGEAALKGAKAIAFHECSITGYTFARNLSKHQMLDISELIPDGPSIQKLQSIAAKHNIAILAGLFEKDSNDKLYKAYVCVDKTGLIAKYRKLHPFINPHLTPGDKYVVFDLYGWKCGILICYDNNIIENVRATKLLGADIIFMPHVTMCTPSTRPGAGFVDPALWHNRAADPTSLRQEFDGLKGRAWLMKWLPARAYDNAIYAVFSNPIGMDDDQLKNGCSMILDPFGDIIAECRELGNNIAIATFTPEKLQQAGGHRYLQARRPELYGKIIGKEHISEQRVIWL
- a CDS encoding ATP-binding protein, whose translation is MTFSRYIYSAMTDKLKSNKVLILAGARRVGKTHLIKTIQNEFTGKSLFLNGEDLDTVSLLSDRRVASFQRWVSDVDLLIVDEAQMVPEIGKSLKLLIDSFPKLTIIASGSSAFELSNRTGEPLVGRQIGYQLFPLAQIELSKHENYVETKQQLNDRLVFGTYPDVLQMTSEDDKIEYLKSLVNAYLLKDILMYEQVRYSHKMLQLLQLVAYQTGQEVSYEELSKSLQIDRNTVERYLDLFSKVFIIFRIGGFSRNLRKEVTKSSKWYFFDNGIRNALINNFLPVNQRQDIGSLWENYLAAERAKCNSYKRTNPLTYFWRTYDQQELDWLEVQNEQLSGYEFKWSNNKVKFPKAFVEAYPEAKTGWITQENYIDFVSGEI
- a CDS encoding sulfite exporter TauE/SafE family protein, producing MLAKVLSLKLPSSPAWYIVPATILAFLFGILLFNGTIHIDSQDLTTFLTGDFALYLLVGLGAQLVDGALGMAYGVTSNSFLLSLGVTPAVSSASVHFAEMFTTGASAISHFRFKNINKKLFKSLLIPGVAGAVVGAYLLSDVIDGNMIKPYIAFYMLILGVIIIRKALQKTLVKNKTKRIGVLAATGGFLDSVGGGGWGPIVTSTLLGQGRDPRYTIGSVNAAEFVIAFASGVTFLLFNGINSWQVVLGLIVGGVIAAPIGAMLVGKIKRKPLMLIVGCLVIGLSIRTILLSF
- a CDS encoding NADH-quinone oxidoreductase subunit A; amino-acid sequence: MLTDFGYILLFIIAGLVLLGVMLTIAKVLRPNHPNEEKLTTYESGEDPMGNANIQFNVRFYVIALIFVLFEVELLFLFPWSVVFGNEELIRQTDGQWGWFAMAEMTVFIGILIFGLAYAWAKGYLDWVRPKPQVPEIHSPVPADLYQKVNEKYSKKA